One window from the genome of Malus domestica chromosome 01, GDT2T_hap1 encodes:
- the LOC103406241 gene encoding cathecol O-methyltransferase 1-like, with amino-acid sequence MDSPMALQLEEEENFGCAMQLVFSSVLSMSMQSAIELGVFDIIAKAGPGANLSSSEIAAHIDSGTRNSEAPMMLDRILRLLASHSILSCSVVANEEDGSDSQRLYSLGPVSNYFVTNEDGVSLGPMIALAQDKVVLDSWSQLKDAVVEGGIPFHRVHGKQSHEYTGLDPRFNQVFNTAMFNYTTIVMKKILHLYKGFEKITQLVDVGGGLGVTISLITSKHPHIKGINYDLPHVIKHAASYPGVEHVGGDMLASVPSGDAILLKAILHNWSDQHCLKVLENCYNAIPDDGKVIIVEALLPVMPETSTAGKTTSLFDVLMMTQNKGGKERSREEFMTLATGAGFSGIKYECLVCNVWVMEIFK; translated from the exons ATGGACAGTCCTATGGCCCTGCAGCTGGAAGAAGAGGAAAACTTCGGCTGTGCCATGCAGCTGGTGTTTTCTTCTGTGTTGTCCATGTCTATGCAATCAGCAATCGAGCTAGGTGTTTTCGACATCATAGCGAAAGCTGGTCCTGGTGCCAATCTGTCTTCATCAGAGATTGCAGCCCATATCGACAGCGGCACCAGGAATTCTGAGGCACCGATGATGTTGGATCGTATTCTAAGGCTCCTAGCCAGTCACTCTATTCTCAGCTGCTCTGTCGTTGCTAATGAAGAAGATGGGTCTGATTCTCAGAGGCTCTACAGCCTTGGTCCTGTGTCCAACTACTTTGTGACTAATGAAGATGGTGTTTCTTTAGGTCCCATGATTGCATTGGCGCAAGACAAGGTCGTCCTAGACTCCTG GTCCCAACTGAAAGATGCAGTTGTTGAAGGAGGAATTCCATTTCACAGGGTCCATGGCAAGCAGTCTCATGAGTACACAGGTTTAGACCCCAGGTTTAATCAAGTTTTCAACACAGCAATGTTTAACTACACCACTATTGTCATGAAGAAGATTCTTCATCTCTACAAGGGTTTTGAGAAAATTACCCAACTTGTTGATGTTGgtggtggtttgggagtcactATTAGTCTAATCACTTCTAAGCATCCCCATATTAAGGGTATCAATTACGACTTGCCTCATGTCATAAAACATGCCGCTTCATATCCTG GGGTAGAACATGTTGGAGGAGACATGCTTGCAAGTGTTCCATCTGGGGATGCCATTTTGTTGAag GCGATACTTCACAATTGGAGTGACCAACACTGCCTAAAGGTGTTGGAAAATTGTTACAATGCTATTCCAGACGATGGGAAAGTGATTATTGTGGAAGCACTTCTTCCAGTGATGCCAGAGACTAGCACTGCCGGGAAGACCACCTCCCTATTTGATGTGCTTATGATGACTCAAAACAAGGGAGGAAAGGAGCGGAGCCGAGAAGAGTTCATGACTTTGGCAACTGGTGCTGGATTTAGTGGCATTAAATATGAATGTCTTGTCTGCAACGTTTGGGTGATGGAGATCTTTAAGTAA